The region ctcatggctgtcaatcatgttcacacgcaccacaacgcctcgtctcgactgtcaaccaTCCACCGtatacgaaccctgataaaatctataggctcgctctgatggccgagcagaataaaccgccgttcgtCATGtgactgggaggttcgtatcccagactcgccctaACTGGTCACAGTCAGAGTGTCCACGggttaaggcattcattaggccacccttacccgaggaatagtgggtgtagatcggtgtagtgttcggggactcgtcattctccagcgacccctctggcccatccgggcgcctgcagccaagcaaccgaaagcattctccctacgtccccttcgcggcctgaaggtaatgcgatccatgcgaggcttcagcgtgtaaaatagcgagagcagccgacacgagtttgaaggaagctagtgttacgactatctcgttcctgtggaaacgtgagccaggggagttactcGACAagggttccggccatatgccattgggttaatcgggtgggataaggggaaacaccagaaataaaatttaaaaatatataggttacattgtccttcttaataactctgtgactgtgtggccttaaagcagctgtcaggtgtgctgtgccaaggcaaattgtccccccccccccccccattttttttagcaccagccgccactggttaaaACTGATTCCTTTTTGCTGACGCGGCAGTGATCAAATCGTGGGAATGTTAGCAACGAGGTTCGGGTCCACGTTCTCacccgtatacacacacacacacacacacacacacacacacacacacacacacacacacatatatatatatacgccacGAAATCTCAACTTTTTACACGTGAAGAACCTCGTGAACCTTAGATATAGACTAAGATGAGGGGAAAAATATTTACGACTGAGTGCATCTTCATAAAACATGTTACCGACATCCGCCATTTTCCTCCATGTATTAActtgttattttatccatctggatcatGGACTCCGGTTACATAAGCGGCTTCTTAACCTCTCCCGTCTCCGTACAGCGCTGCTGACATTATTTGACCGTAGGccaaggataatggatggatggatgcatggatcccatttttacaagggtggcagGCTAACTGTTTCCTACGGAATCTTTAGTGTTTCAGCAAAATATTTATTTAAAAATTACAAAggcaaaactgaaaaaaaagagaagctggTTGTCAGTTTGAGCAATCATGTCTCCAAATAGATTAAACTCACTTTCAGACCTCAGTCACAGGGCATGATGGCTTTTGAATTTCTAGTGTTTTAAAAATATTTCGATACTTGTTTCCCCCATACATATTGTAAGGACcagggatgtgtagactcgctagcccttagttACCGCGTCGGACccattagttgactggttagcgcagccgGCTGTGGTGCGGGGaacgcgggttcgcttcccggctgcccactGAATTTGCTGCAGTATAAACAAAGGCATGCCGATATCTCTTTATGCGCCACTGATTATGTTTAAATGCACCACAAGGCACCATTGCTTTCTCATCAGGTACTGAACCTTGAAAAATGATTATCTGAATATCCGACGTATCCGAATATAAAGACGACTTTACTGCTGAGCCTGAGacggtcagctgagactgacgaagtcacttagatgagtgatgaaacgtgtctcccactaaactttgtggccacatgaaatgattcaactttctgggatttcctttcctggattattgagtatgcatcaatACAACTTCACAACTGTCTTGTTGAAGTTACTGCAAAAAGGTGAATTCGCATTTTATCATATGAAGTGGCAaagataaaatataaataaacagACTGTTCACCTCATTTAGCGAGTGAAGCTTCAACTGTTGAGCCACACCTCGGACAACAGGTTGAACAGAAGAGCTTGTCAGCCGCAGGCCTTCCCGGTCGAATTCCTCCACCTTTCTCCTCCCTCCCATCAGGAGCCCGAACATCACCTGACGGATGGGCCGAGAGGTCAGGTTGGCGCTCGGCAGGGAGCAGTCGTCCACCGCTGTAGCCAGTTTCATCCTATGGAGCATGAGGACGTCAGTGACGTCACTGCTCAGCCGGCCCTGGGTCAGAGGGAGGCGTGCCCAGTCAGGAACCACGCCCAGGGTGTCCGGGAGCAGAGGTGGCGCTGTCCCGTCGCTGAAGAACTGCCGCAGGTGGCTGGCAGTAAGCCGGTATTCCTCCATGCCCGTAGACAAACCATTCAGCACTTCGGCCCGTTTCTGTCTGCTCATGTCTCCCATCAGCCCCAGCGCCGCCACCAGCGCATCTTCCGGCTGCTGGAAGTCCCTCAGCCAGCGCAGCAGACCCTCTAGGTTGGCGAACCTGTCTCTGGCTGTCAGGGCGTATGAGGCAAAAGAAAGATATATGTTCATTTCTCGCAGCTTGACATAGTCGTTTCCGACGAGCGCGGCGAAGGCGGGCAGCAGCTGGCGTTTGATGTTGAAAAGGGCGCAGAAGCTGGATGCGGAGTAGCGCTTGCACGGGATAAAACTTTGGTTCCCGTTCCGCGCCACAGCCTCCCATTTGAAATGGGAGATGGGCAGAAAGCCCGCCGGGAGGTCAAACACGTAGAAGTCACTGTCGTTGGATAGCACAGGGCAACGCCACTCACTGGCCAGGGAGGCGATTTCGCGGTCGGCTTCCCAGTAGCACTGCGCAAAAGGCACTTTCAGATCAGCCAGCGTCTGCCTCACCACCTGTTTAGCCAGCGACGGCAAAACATTCGCCTCCTCCCCGAATGCTGCCTTGTTCGCCTTTAGGATCCTGTCCTCTGCGCGTTTCCGCAAGGTCTCATATTTGTTGTCGCTGGTGTCTGTACCCCCGTCCAGCACCACGTACGGTTCAATCCCACAGTCTCTGAGGGCTTTGATA is a window of Lampris incognitus isolate fLamInc1 chromosome 9, fLamInc1.hap2, whole genome shotgun sequence DNA encoding:
- the LOC130118258 gene encoding protein asteroid homolog 1-like, which produces MGVQGLLSFVEGNSQVYRDIRFSNNKLIIDGSNLYHMLYFGAGLDQRHGGEYDAFQDVIGKFIKALRDCGIEPYVVLDGGTDTSDNKYETLRKRAEDRILKANKAAFGEEANVLPSLAKQVVRQTLADLKVPFAQCYWEADREIASLASEWRCPVLSNDSDFYVFDLPAGFLPISHFKWEAVARNGNQSFIPCKRYSASSFCALFNIKRQLLPAFAALVGNDYVKLREMNIYLSFASYALTARDRFANLEGLLRWLRDFQQPEDALVAALGLMGDMSRQKRAEVLNGLSTGMEEYRLTASHLRQFFSDGTAPPLLPDTLGVVPDWARLPLTQGRLSSDVTDVLMLHRMKLATAVDDCSLPSANLTSRPIRQVMFGLLMGGRRKVEEFDREGLRLTSSSVQPVVRGVAQQLKLHSLNEAEPSLRLRVLLETLGVSPTTLRKFPPHLRLPLAVTCYWLQHVAPPSELLHALLLGLLQGDHRREEAAAGVCLLRTLTCPHWMDLGVAHAYNQWQACLKDAIHLNQLLGLPLKEPQIAWLFSGTVLHHLVMRMRKGVSPEQLFLGSPSSRRLFNSLLDTTLQYHPEGLSVPQQTPALDDLFDLFKNLQLLEEEAEEERAVGKSVVDYSCDKVLVKTRYRTKERSHKAQNPELFHKKERKGWD